The following coding sequences lie in one Candidatus Eremiobacterota bacterium genomic window:
- a CDS encoding HAD family hydrolase: MLKAILLDIDGTLIDSNDAHAQAWSQALRQFNYDVPWSEIRGWIGMGGDKILPRVDKSLNDKEEPGTSISRVRQEIFLGEYAAKLKPQPGARELLMRFQQRSLMRVAATSAKRTELDAILAAGGIADQIDIATTSDEAARSKPDADIIKTALAKASVSRDEAIYVGDTPYDISAAHKAGLPIVALRCGGWNDKELRDADAIYESPAELLHHLDEAPFPARTNQA; the protein is encoded by the coding sequence GTGCTCAAAGCTATATTGTTAGACATTGACGGGACATTGATCGACAGCAACGATGCCCACGCGCAGGCCTGGTCGCAGGCGCTGCGCCAATTCAACTACGACGTGCCGTGGAGCGAAATACGCGGATGGATCGGAATGGGCGGCGATAAGATTTTGCCGCGCGTGGACAAGAGTCTCAATGACAAAGAAGAGCCCGGCACATCCATCTCACGCGTGAGGCAAGAAATCTTCCTGGGCGAGTACGCGGCGAAGTTGAAGCCGCAACCTGGAGCGCGCGAACTCTTGATGCGCTTCCAGCAGCGTTCGTTGATGCGCGTGGCGGCGACATCGGCCAAACGCACGGAACTCGACGCTATTTTGGCCGCTGGCGGGATTGCGGATCAGATCGATATTGCGACGACCTCCGATGAGGCTGCTCGTTCGAAGCCGGACGCGGATATTATAAAGACCGCGTTGGCAAAGGCGTCGGTGTCGCGCGATGAGGCCATCTACGTAGGGGACACGCCCTATGACATTTCTGCTGCGCACAAAGCCGGACTGCCGATCGTGGCCTTACGCTGCGGGGGCTGGAACGATAAAGAACTGCGCGACGCGGACGCTATTTACGAGTCGCCCGCGGAGCTGCTGCACCATTTGGATGAGGCACCATTCCCAGCGCGCACGAACCAGGCATAG
- a CDS encoding retropepsin-like domain-containing protein — translation MLRISALTSGQWRLTNAFAGEELSGAANGFGLLGRYREVDDFRTGRFAWRADYGAWPLAEGLDRRGRWRMDASRRVHFLNSNQATAVAVTEAYIASRGYARLGNRNATSIGSSYESDQRCDLIAVTPSKGVTAVLSIGRRDRLLHRIDVHLSTRIETIRYGNYRSVRGAKLPFSVSVDDGDAPATAHITISSYRFLARVDAAAFEPPPQSLDDARINNGATARVPLTISRGTGFPIVFAAINGYPAMPFIVDTGGHDILTPSAARYLRLKVTGRGVSFGSGPGSTPTALTSVQNVSIGNAAMLSQPFTVLDLDLGKASDARGQLVPIAGILGLEFFERFKVTLNFPKREVGLALQADADSGDKWIPLTFTSDEPLVDARLNGRLGSFAIDTGNNVGLIVYHRWLLATSTSAPGLNWQPGEMGGSSVGGAVMFRHARADSFVLGAMRLNGVPLLVANAHAGSMSSTSEAGSLGVPPLLPFCVTFDYRAGTMAIRR, via the coding sequence GTGCTGCGCATTTCGGCCCTAACCTCGGGGCAATGGCGCCTAACGAACGCTTTCGCCGGCGAGGAACTGAGCGGTGCAGCTAACGGCTTTGGTCTTCTCGGGCGATATCGTGAAGTCGACGACTTTCGAACCGGGCGATTCGCTTGGAGAGCCGACTACGGCGCTTGGCCGCTAGCGGAGGGGCTCGACCGCCGTGGGCGTTGGCGCATGGATGCGTCGCGCCGGGTGCATTTTTTGAATTCAAATCAGGCAACGGCTGTTGCGGTAACGGAGGCCTATATCGCAAGCCGCGGCTACGCGCGGCTGGGAAACAGGAATGCCACCTCCATCGGCAGCTCTTACGAAAGCGATCAACGCTGCGATCTCATTGCGGTGACGCCATCGAAAGGCGTTACCGCCGTGCTGTCGATCGGCCGACGCGACCGCCTCCTTCACCGCATCGACGTGCATCTCTCGACACGCATTGAGACGATCCGATATGGAAACTATCGATCCGTCCGTGGTGCGAAGCTGCCGTTCTCGGTTTCCGTCGATGACGGAGACGCACCGGCGACGGCGCATATCACAATTTCTTCGTATCGGTTTCTCGCTCGCGTCGACGCGGCGGCGTTTGAACCGCCTCCTCAGAGCCTAGACGATGCGCGGATAAATAACGGGGCCACAGCCCGGGTTCCGCTTACGATCAGTCGGGGAACGGGCTTTCCCATTGTCTTCGCGGCGATCAACGGGTATCCGGCGATGCCGTTCATCGTGGATACGGGCGGTCACGACATCCTCACACCGTCAGCAGCTCGATATTTAAGATTAAAGGTCACCGGCCGGGGCGTGAGCTTTGGGTCGGGGCCGGGATCGACGCCGACAGCGCTCACAAGCGTGCAAAACGTTTCGATCGGCAATGCGGCGATGCTTAGTCAGCCGTTTACCGTCCTCGATCTCGATCTTGGCAAAGCGTCAGACGCGCGCGGGCAACTAGTGCCGATCGCCGGAATTCTGGGCCTTGAATTCTTCGAGCGTTTCAAGGTGACGCTGAATTTTCCGAAGAGGGAAGTGGGGCTTGCATTGCAAGCTGACGCCGACTCCGGCGACAAATGGATACCGCTGACCTTCACCAGTGACGAACCACTTGTAGATGCGCGGCTCAATGGTCGCTTGGGTTCTTTTGCCATCGACACAGGAAACAACGTCGGTCTAATCGTCTATCACCGCTGGCTCCTCGCGACATCGACATCCGCACCCGGCCTTAACTGGCAACCAGGCGAGATGGGCGGCTCTTCGGTCGGAGGAGCGGTAATGTTCCGACACGCGCGTGCCGATTCGTTCGTACTCGGAGCAATGCGACTCAATGGCGTCCCGCTCTTAGTTGCCAATGCTCACGCCGGCAGCATGTCCTCAACGTCCGAAGCAGGAAGCCTCGGCGTACCACCGTTGTTGCCGTTCTGCGTGACCTTCGACTACAGAGCAGGCACTATGGCGATTCGCCGATGA
- a CDS encoding DJ-1/PfpI family protein, whose product MVGYDASQALDLTGPMDAFAAANEYAPGSAAYELIIVGLNAGAFRTESGALLIAEESLNAGLQADTILIPGGRGLREDARLRGTIADWLRRHAHIRRLASVCTGIYPLAESGLLDGRQATTHWRFADDVRKRWPRVHVVPDAIFVKDGNFYTSAGITAGIDLALALIEEDLGSAIALSVARELVVHLKRDGGQLQYSEPLQFQTRAGNLFADLGSWMLAHLDEDLATERLAEHARLSERHFRRRFHATFGATPAQYVESLRLDEARRRLEMRKASVDVVARSVGYKSPDVFRRAFERRFGVAPTAYRARFMAS is encoded by the coding sequence ATTGTCGGTTACGATGCCTCACAGGCGCTTGACTTGACGGGACCCATGGATGCCTTCGCCGCCGCGAATGAATACGCGCCTGGCTCGGCGGCTTACGAGCTTATCATTGTCGGACTCAACGCGGGAGCATTCCGTACGGAATCAGGTGCCCTACTGATTGCGGAAGAGTCGCTAAACGCCGGCTTGCAGGCCGACACGATCCTTATTCCGGGCGGTCGCGGCCTACGCGAAGACGCTCGTCTTCGTGGCACAATCGCAGACTGGCTGCGAAGACACGCGCATATACGGCGCTTAGCGTCCGTTTGTACGGGAATCTACCCGCTGGCCGAAAGCGGTCTGCTGGACGGACGTCAGGCCACCACGCACTGGCGCTTCGCGGATGACGTGAGAAAGCGATGGCCTCGCGTCCACGTCGTTCCCGACGCGATCTTCGTCAAAGACGGAAATTTTTATACATCGGCTGGAATTACGGCGGGAATCGATCTCGCGCTGGCGCTCATTGAAGAGGATCTGGGGAGCGCTATTGCCTTAAGCGTTGCACGCGAGCTCGTGGTGCACTTAAAGCGAGACGGAGGGCAGTTGCAATACTCCGAGCCACTTCAGTTTCAAACGCGTGCCGGCAACCTCTTCGCCGATCTAGGATCGTGGATGTTAGCCCATCTCGATGAGGACTTGGCGACGGAGAGGCTTGCCGAGCACGCGCGCTTGAGCGAGCGGCATTTTCGGCGGAGATTTCATGCAACGTTCGGCGCGACTCCGGCACAATACGTCGAGTCTCTTCGCCTTGATGAGGCGCGCCGGAGACTCGAGATGCGAAAGGCCTCCGTCGACGTTGTCGCTCGATCCGTCGGCTATAAGAGCCCGGATGTCTTTCGACGCGCCTTTGAGAGGCGATTCGGCGTCGCTCCAACCGCCTATCGTGCGCGATTTATGGCTTCTTAA
- a CDS encoding FKBP-type peptidyl-prolyl cis-trans isomerase, which produces MNNGNEYPGGGGENRFLLACFVFMTVWIALVLPANAKADSRVAPLTSAELVIPKGAYSTHDGIRYVILKTGANAVHATPHNDVTIVAYGWWSTGVPINSPDLKGNPYTYHLRHLIKGWQEAVALMTPGETARFWMPASVTHSTEHGNAPGAMIFQIHLLSVRAHHGAEERPGTH; this is translated from the coding sequence ATGAATAACGGTAACGAGTACCCGGGGGGTGGCGGCGAAAACAGGTTCCTATTGGCTTGTTTTGTTTTCATGACGGTTTGGATTGCACTCGTGTTGCCGGCGAACGCGAAAGCAGATTCGCGGGTCGCGCCCCTTACATCTGCGGAGCTGGTAATCCCGAAAGGCGCCTATTCGACGCACGACGGTATACGTTATGTAATCCTAAAGACTGGAGCGAATGCAGTCCACGCGACGCCGCACAACGATGTCACAATCGTGGCCTACGGTTGGTGGTCTACCGGTGTGCCTATCAACAGCCCCGATCTCAAAGGAAATCCCTACACATATCATCTCCGACACTTGATCAAGGGCTGGCAAGAAGCCGTTGCCCTTATGACGCCCGGAGAAACGGCTCGCTTTTGGATGCCTGCATCGGTCACGCACTCGACTGAACATGGGAACGCCCCTGGAGCCATGATTTTCCAGATACATCTTCTTTCTGTTCGGGCACATCACGGTGCCGAAGAGCGGCCAGGAACACACTGA
- a CDS encoding DUF4386 domain-containing protein has protein sequence MSDVRIATEARQPPASAASISTYARIAGALLLVGFVAGGFGELFVPSKLIVPADATATAHNIMASESLFRMGFVGYLVEAVCDVSTTLLLYVLLRPVNKNLALLAAFFGLVGTATYAIAEFFYFAALQLLEGATYLRTFSPEQLNTLALLSLKLYGDGAEVFMAFGGVGSIIVGYLIFRSCYLPKTLGVLLALAGLGFITINVALVLAPAYASPVLLLPVLLATLSLALWLLVKGVDVPKWVAAVSRAESADREFCPTSAMSP, from the coding sequence ATGAGCGACGTCAGGATCGCAACAGAAGCTCGTCAGCCCCCCGCAAGTGCCGCGTCGATATCGACGTACGCAAGGATTGCCGGAGCCCTGCTGCTGGTCGGGTTCGTGGCCGGTGGCTTCGGTGAACTCTTCGTTCCGTCGAAACTCATTGTGCCAGCCGACGCCACGGCTACAGCCCACAATATCATGGCTTCTGAGTCGCTGTTCCGCATGGGCTTCGTCGGCTACCTCGTAGAAGCAGTGTGTGATGTTTCGACGACGTTGCTCCTTTACGTATTGCTCAGACCGGTAAACAAGAATCTCGCCTTGCTCGCCGCGTTCTTTGGGCTCGTGGGCACCGCCACATACGCAATCGCCGAGTTCTTCTATTTTGCAGCGTTGCAGCTTTTGGAGGGGGCTACCTATCTAAGGACCTTTTCGCCTGAACAACTGAACACACTCGCGCTGCTGTCGCTCAAGTTGTATGGAGACGGCGCTGAGGTATTCATGGCGTTCGGTGGAGTCGGTTCGATTATCGTCGGCTACTTGATCTTTCGATCTTGCTACTTACCCAAGACTCTAGGCGTTCTTCTGGCGCTTGCTGGTCTGGGGTTCATCACTATCAACGTCGCATTGGTCCTAGCACCGGCCTATGCGTCCCCGGTGCTTCTCCTGCCGGTATTGCTCGCCACATTGTCACTGGCCCTCTGGTTGCTCGTTAAGGGCGTCGACGTTCCGAAATGGGTCGCTGCCGTATCTAGGGCGGAAAGCGCGGATCGTGAGTTCTGTCCGACCAGTGCAATGTCGCCATGA
- a CDS encoding SDR family oxidoreductase, whose product MRILVTGATGYIGGRLVPRLYAQGHSVRCLARAALRLRDRFPADVEIVEGSIEDPAALQRALTGCDVAYYLVHSMRSTTQFAAADRDAARAFGAAAKEAGLRLIVYLGGLGEPHEELSTHLQSRHEVGKVLRASGVPVIEFQAAQIIGSGSISFEMMRYLTERLPVMIAPRWVYTQCQPIGVRDVLSYLIGALRQPFENRTYQIGGATVETYRSMMLRYAGMRGLRRYIVTVPVFTPKLSSYWVHLITPVPAQLARPLIAGLSNKVIVRDNDATRDFPWIQPQSFDEALRLALDRSQSADRESTWFDAFAGENRRGEFVGLQEGMFIDRRELVVNAPTDQTAAIFSSLGGEHGWLASNSLWRLRGWIDRAVGGTGLRRGRRSMKNLRVGDALDFWRVEEYHPGRMLRLRAEMLLPGRAWLQFESEPLAPSQSRLVQTAFFEPRGVGGYVYWYGVLPFHGIVFGRMIKGVARAAELASIDSPREAVP is encoded by the coding sequence ATGCGCATACTCGTAACCGGCGCGACAGGCTACATCGGCGGACGTCTCGTGCCGCGTCTCTACGCACAGGGCCATTCCGTCCGCTGTCTTGCTCGCGCGGCGCTTCGCCTGCGCGACCGCTTTCCCGCCGACGTCGAGATCGTCGAAGGCTCCATCGAAGACCCGGCCGCACTGCAACGAGCGCTGACCGGCTGCGATGTCGCGTACTACCTCGTTCACTCCATGCGCTCGACGACGCAGTTTGCCGCGGCCGACCGAGATGCGGCGCGCGCGTTTGGTGCAGCCGCGAAGGAGGCCGGCCTTCGACTGATCGTCTACTTGGGTGGCCTCGGCGAACCCCACGAAGAGCTTTCGACGCATTTACAGAGTCGGCATGAAGTCGGTAAAGTACTTCGAGCAAGCGGCGTGCCCGTCATCGAGTTCCAAGCCGCGCAAATTATCGGCAGCGGCTCGATCAGCTTCGAAATGATGCGTTATCTTACGGAGCGCCTTCCAGTCATGATCGCGCCACGCTGGGTGTACACGCAATGCCAGCCGATCGGCGTGCGCGACGTCCTCTCCTACCTGATTGGCGCACTTCGCCAACCTTTTGAGAACCGAACCTATCAGATCGGCGGCGCCACCGTGGAGACGTATCGCAGCATGATGCTTCGTTATGCCGGCATGCGCGGTTTGCGCCGATATATCGTCACCGTGCCGGTCTTTACCCCAAAGCTCTCGTCGTACTGGGTGCACCTCATAACTCCGGTGCCGGCCCAGCTCGCGAGGCCGCTCATCGCAGGCCTTTCTAACAAGGTGATCGTTCGCGATAACGACGCCACGCGCGATTTTCCCTGGATTCAGCCTCAATCTTTCGATGAAGCGTTGCGGCTCGCACTCGACCGATCGCAAAGCGCCGACCGCGAATCGACGTGGTTCGATGCATTTGCCGGTGAAAATCGCAGAGGCGAGTTTGTCGGATTACAGGAGGGAATGTTCATCGACCGGCGCGAGCTCGTGGTGAACGCGCCGACAGACCAAACCGCCGCAATCTTTTCATCTCTGGGGGGCGAGCACGGATGGCTGGCATCAAACTCGTTATGGCGCCTGCGCGGCTGGATCGACCGCGCCGTCGGGGGCACAGGCCTGCGCCGAGGCCGCCGGTCGATGAAAAACTTGAGGGTCGGCGATGCCCTCGATTTCTGGCGCGTGGAGGAGTATCACCCCGGCCGCATGCTGCGCCTACGTGCGGAAATGCTGCTTCCCGGGCGCGCGTGGCTGCAATTCGAAAGCGAACCCCTCGCTCCGTCGCAAAGCAGATTGGTGCAGACCGCGTTCTTCGAACCGCGCGGTGTGGGAGGATACGTTTACTGGTACGGCGTTCTACCGTTTCACGGCATTGTCTTCGGCCGCATGATCAAAGGAGTCGCGCGAGCCGCGGAGCTCGCTTCCATCGACTCTCCTCGAGAAGCAGTACCGTAG
- a CDS encoding SCP-like extracellular, translating into MTVAPVASGAQAPPTSLPPSFSQEILDAHNRYRMAVGVPPLVWSDDLAAAAQAWANSLSSNLQFAHDPNAQGQGENIWMGTTGAFSLTQMIDSWGQEQQNFQNGTFPRVSTTGNWSDVAHYSQIVWRNTTSVGCAGVDGSDGNYRLVCRYSPQGNVVGQQVF; encoded by the coding sequence ATGACAGTCGCGCCCGTGGCGTCGGGCGCACAGGCACCTCCAACGTCACTCCCGCCCTCTTTTTCACAAGAGATTCTCGACGCTCACAATAGATATAGAATGGCCGTTGGCGTTCCGCCGCTCGTATGGTCCGACGACCTGGCAGCTGCAGCTCAGGCGTGGGCGAACTCACTTAGTTCAAACCTGCAGTTTGCGCACGATCCTAACGCCCAAGGTCAAGGAGAAAACATCTGGATGGGCACGACGGGCGCCTTTTCTCTCACGCAAATGATCGACTCTTGGGGCCAAGAACAACAGAATTTTCAGAACGGGACGTTTCCAAGAGTGAGTACGACCGGCAACTGGTCCGATGTCGCTCACTATTCGCAAATAGTTTGGCGGAACACGACGAGCGTAGGATGTGCGGGCGTAGACGGGTCCGACGGCAACTATCGACTCGTTTGCCGTTACAGTCCTCAGGGAAACGTCGTGGGCCAGCAAGTCTTTTAG
- a CDS encoding 2,4'-dihydroxyacetophenone dioxygenase family protein gives MPITTFSSVHDGLDPVQRNRGHFIANIDVNEQRLWVPYADGVWVQPLCFNVTSGGFSVLLKGLPGAKLGVHYHVGTVRGYTISGHWRYLEHDWIAQPGTFIYEPAGEAHTLVITDDSPEPAQIIFMVEGGLIYLDKPTDGGMAAYEDGFSFLELCRKYYQEVGLDARQLDLLVR, from the coding sequence ATGCCAATCACAACGTTTAGCAGCGTGCATGATGGTCTCGACCCAGTTCAGCGCAATCGCGGCCACTTCATTGCGAATATCGATGTCAACGAGCAACGCCTTTGGGTGCCCTACGCGGATGGCGTATGGGTACAACCCTTGTGCTTCAACGTTACTTCGGGGGGATTCAGCGTCCTTCTTAAGGGATTGCCTGGTGCGAAGCTGGGCGTGCACTATCACGTCGGCACAGTTCGGGGTTACACGATAAGTGGTCATTGGCGCTACCTGGAGCATGACTGGATTGCGCAGCCGGGAACGTTCATCTACGAACCTGCTGGTGAAGCTCATACCCTGGTAATCACCGATGATTCGCCGGAGCCGGCTCAGATTATATTTATGGTCGAAGGTGGCCTGATTTACTTAGACAAGCCGACCGACGGCGGCATGGCTGCCTATGAAGACGGGTTCAGCTTTTTAGAGCTGTGCCGCAAATACTATCAGGAGGTCGGTCTTGACGCCCGTCAGCTGGACCTCCTAGTGCGGTAA
- a CDS encoding DUF4917 family protein, protein MPIGSEHRRNRRVASLKEIEFQLPGALLLGNGFSAAYDPMFCYESLREGAQFPERLEAVFDTVGTSDFEMVMRRLNEAVALLRHYDETAPVLTRLRTDVRLVRSSLIHALTAYHPRDADYVEEADKEICANFLHDYDRVFTLTYDLLLYWVMAPRLFDKHRDGFGGDDLHWRQGEGDQTVFYVHGGLHLFRVEDETFKRSYAQGRITDQLREALDAGDIPLFVSEGESRQKLNAIRQSPYLNYCYEALRANDLPLCIYGFAFDENDDHIARAIERSRVPEITIFLHSGGDPQERDQVKERGYRLRRRLQAQGRTVPVRFRESNEVRIWPE, encoded by the coding sequence TTGCCGATTGGATCGGAACATCGTCGGAACCGCCGCGTCGCCTCATTAAAGGAGATCGAGTTTCAGTTGCCTGGAGCATTGTTGTTGGGAAATGGCTTTAGCGCCGCTTATGATCCCATGTTCTGCTACGAATCGCTGAGAGAAGGTGCACAGTTTCCCGAGCGCCTGGAGGCGGTCTTTGATACGGTAGGTACCTCGGACTTCGAAATGGTGATGCGACGGTTAAACGAGGCCGTGGCGCTGCTCAGGCACTACGATGAGACGGCTCCAGTTTTGACGCGCCTTCGCACAGATGTTCGTTTAGTCCGATCATCCTTGATACACGCATTGACTGCGTACCACCCACGTGATGCCGATTACGTCGAGGAAGCAGATAAGGAAATCTGTGCCAACTTCCTCCATGACTATGACAGGGTCTTTACTCTAACCTATGACCTGCTGCTCTACTGGGTAATGGCGCCGCGATTGTTTGACAAGCATCGAGACGGCTTCGGCGGTGATGATCTTCATTGGCGACAGGGGGAAGGCGACCAAACGGTCTTTTACGTTCATGGTGGTCTACATCTATTTCGAGTTGAGGACGAGACATTTAAGCGCAGCTACGCTCAAGGGCGAATAACGGACCAGCTACGGGAAGCGTTGGACGCCGGCGACATACCTTTGTTTGTTTCTGAAGGCGAGTCGCGCCAAAAACTCAACGCGATTCGCCAAAGTCCTTACCTTAATTACTGCTATGAAGCTCTAAGAGCAAACGACCTTCCACTATGCATTTACGGGTTTGCCTTCGACGAAAATGACGACCATATTGCGAGAGCAATTGAGCGAAGCCGTGTACCGGAGATAACCATTTTCTTGCACTCAGGCGGTGATCCGCAGGAACGTGACCAAGTCAAGGAGCGAGGGTACCGGCTTAGGCGAAGATTGCAGGCTCAGGGCCGCACTGTTCCGGTTCGCTTCCGTGAGTCGAACGAAGTTCGTATCTGGCCGGAATAG
- a CDS encoding PP2C family protein-serine/threonine phosphatase has protein sequence MWTSVFRAIGALTSGDAAERDFDLAAERIQTALLNVSLPEIAGLDLGVHAEPARLVGGDYIDVFAAEKQCLLFGLGDASGKSLAAALNALMLRYLVRGLVQALSIERLESVLTHTNAVVAQDLRESDQFITLLIGTIDAASGKMRIANAGHEPPLVLRAGAPDIEIMTKHDIVLGVDPKVTYAIEETTVGFGDRVVLYTDGLTEASNSRGELFTVERLRENLLAHRALTAQELADALFETVKAYAEGNMRDDATILVVHRVSA, from the coding sequence ATGTGGACTTCAGTATTTAGGGCAATCGGTGCGCTAACCAGTGGCGATGCCGCCGAACGCGATTTCGACCTAGCGGCAGAGCGCATTCAGACCGCGTTACTGAATGTTTCGTTGCCCGAGATCGCCGGATTAGATCTTGGCGTGCACGCGGAACCGGCGCGTCTGGTAGGCGGCGATTATATCGACGTGTTTGCGGCGGAAAAGCAATGCCTTCTCTTCGGCCTAGGCGATGCTTCAGGAAAGTCGTTAGCCGCGGCCTTGAACGCGCTGATGTTACGCTATCTCGTTCGCGGGCTGGTTCAGGCTCTCTCGATCGAACGCTTGGAGTCGGTGCTCACCCACACGAACGCGGTGGTCGCTCAGGATCTGCGCGAATCCGATCAGTTCATTACGCTTCTGATCGGCACGATCGACGCGGCGTCGGGCAAAATGAGAATCGCAAACGCGGGGCACGAACCGCCGCTCGTCTTGCGCGCAGGCGCCCCCGATATCGAGATCATGACCAAACACGACATCGTGCTCGGGGTTGACCCAAAGGTTACCTATGCGATCGAAGAAACCACGGTGGGGTTCGGGGATCGGGTCGTTCTCTATACCGATGGGCTGACCGAGGCCAGCAATTCGCGCGGGGAGCTGTTTACCGTCGAGCGACTGCGCGAGAATCTTCTCGCCCATCGAGCTTTGACCGCTCAAGAACTCGCCGACGCCCTCTTTGAAACGGTGAAAGCATATGCCGAGGGCAATATGCGCGACGACGCCACCATCTTGGTGGTGCATCGCGTGAGCGCGTAA
- a CDS encoding multicopper oxidase domain-containing protein, which yields MFRRFLALAIACAWLAGCGGQSSAPLFSVPQASQLDLHRGVSPTGNSGELPEPPVVRSVNGVARVSLSVTYRLETQLPQFVFGGMSDTAPTIRVNPGDTIVLDVTDELPQREGDKFDINIHFHGLGASPRAPADDVLGTLARPGQALHYVVHVPQNQEPGLYWYHPHVHGETNYQVGEAGMSGAIVVNGLERHLPGLAKMKTHVIIVRDNVVGNAAQSRGAIVQPQVINSDPCGPEFGGETTLNDAYEPVITIAPGEKQFFRVINATGHKTLKLAVDGSNLEVVAIDGFPLDTWRATPPTLTESAAIVPPASRVEFVVTGPRSPRAKFWTLCYDSGPAGDRDPKLELASLKPPTSRPSLKFQAPELLRAAAALPQNVYTSQLPPVAAHRVVVFSEGNKHFFINHKAFSMSDPPMFVVHTGTVEEWLVKNITGEVHDFHIHQVHFLVREINSIKVPHPYWADSFIIPHRQSNGKAGTLLMLMDFRDPIIKGTFLFHCHILDHEDHGMMAKIQAIDL from the coding sequence ATGTTTCGGCGCTTTCTCGCTCTGGCAATTGCTTGCGCATGGCTCGCTGGTTGCGGCGGCCAATCCAGCGCGCCGCTCTTTTCGGTGCCGCAAGCTTCGCAGCTTGATCTTCACCGCGGAGTTTCACCTACCGGGAACTCGGGCGAGCTTCCTGAACCGCCCGTCGTGCGCTCGGTCAATGGCGTTGCCCGAGTCTCGCTTAGCGTCACATACCGTCTCGAGACCCAGCTTCCGCAGTTCGTTTTTGGCGGCATGTCGGATACCGCTCCGACGATCCGCGTCAATCCCGGCGACACCATAGTGCTCGACGTGACCGACGAGCTCCCGCAGCGCGAAGGCGACAAGTTTGATATCAACATTCATTTTCACGGCCTCGGTGCCTCGCCGCGTGCTCCTGCCGACGACGTGCTCGGAACCCTCGCGCGGCCGGGGCAAGCACTTCACTACGTCGTGCACGTCCCGCAAAATCAAGAACCCGGCCTCTACTGGTATCATCCGCACGTTCATGGTGAAACGAACTATCAGGTCGGCGAGGCGGGGATGTCGGGCGCAATCGTCGTCAATGGATTAGAGCGCCACCTTCCCGGCTTGGCGAAGATGAAAACGCACGTCATCATCGTGCGCGACAATGTCGTGGGCAACGCGGCCCAATCGCGCGGCGCCATAGTGCAACCGCAAGTCATCAATAGCGATCCGTGTGGTCCCGAGTTTGGTGGGGAAACGACGCTCAACGACGCCTATGAGCCCGTGATAACCATTGCTCCAGGCGAAAAGCAATTCTTTCGCGTGATCAACGCCACTGGGCACAAGACGCTCAAGCTCGCCGTCGACGGGTCGAATCTCGAAGTCGTCGCGATCGACGGCTTTCCGCTCGACACGTGGCGCGCCACGCCGCCAACCTTAACCGAATCTGCGGCGATCGTGCCTCCCGCTTCGCGCGTCGAGTTTGTCGTAACCGGTCCGCGCAGCCCGCGCGCAAAATTTTGGACGCTCTGCTACGACTCCGGTCCAGCCGGCGATCGCGACCCAAAACTCGAGCTTGCGAGTCTCAAACCGCCAACAAGTCGACCCTCGCTAAAATTCCAAGCGCCGGAGTTGCTGCGCGCCGCCGCGGCGCTTCCGCAAAACGTCTACACCTCGCAGCTTCCGCCGGTCGCCGCTCACCGCGTCGTCGTTTTTAGTGAAGGAAACAAGCACTTCTTCATCAACCACAAGGCCTTTTCAATGAGCGACCCGCCGATGTTCGTGGTTCATACGGGCACCGTCGAAGAATGGCTCGTCAAGAACATCACCGGGGAAGTGCACGATTTCCATATCCACCAAGTCCATTTTCTCGTCAGGGAGATCAACAGCATCAAGGTTCCGCATCCGTATTGGGCCGATAGCTTCATCATCCCGCACCGCCAAAGCAACGGCAAAGCGGGCACGCTCTTGATGTTGATGGATTTTCGCGACCCGATCATCAAGGGAACGTTTCTCTTCCATTGTCACATCCTCGATCACGAAGATCACGGAATGATGGCAAAGATTCAGGCCATCGATCTGTGA